One segment of Manihot esculenta cultivar AM560-2 chromosome 4, M.esculenta_v8, whole genome shotgun sequence DNA contains the following:
- the LOC110614143 gene encoding protein SAWADEE HOMEODOMAIN HOMOLOG 1 isoform X2 — protein MENIYKEIGAEALDPDFCQRLATSFSFAPNRAGKPATTWEQVQSWFEDRQKESLLKVAPPSVALKLFVDLSDATLTDATFPNDASETFQKSKVKKVTDLSDLTFEAKSSRDYAWYDVSAFLSYRVLYTGELEARVRFAGFRNTDDEWVNVKKAVRERSIPLEPSECHRVKVGDLVLCFRERQELAVYCDAHVVGVQRRSHDARDCGCIFVVRYEYDGMEESVQWQRLCRRPAQ, from the exons ATGGAGAATATATACAAGGAGATAGGGGCAGAAGCATTAGATCCAGATTTTTGCCAAAGGCTTGCAACAAGCTTTAG TTTCGCGCCAAATCGTGCTGGAAAGCCAGCAACAACATGGGAACAG GTGCAAAGTTGGTTTGAAGATAGACAAAAGGAATCACTGCTTAAAGTCGCTCCTCCATCTGTGGCTCTGAAACTATTTGTTGATCTTTCTGATGCAACTCTTACTGATGCAACTTTTCCAAATGATGCTTCTGAAACTTTTCAAAAGTCTAAAG TTAAAAAAGTCACTGATCTTTCAGACTTGACATTTGAAGCTAAATCGTCAAGAGATTATGCTTG GTATGATGTTAGTGCTTTCCTCAGCTACAGAGTTCTTTACACTGGTGAACTT GAAGCACGTGTACGATTTGCTGGATTCCGTAATACAGATGATGAGTGGGTGAATGTAAAGAAGGCAGTGCGTGAGCGATCTATTCCTTTAGAACCTTCAGAATGCCACAGGGTGAAAGTTGGAGATCTTGTACTGTGCTTTCGG GAACGCCAAGAACTAGCAGTCTACTGTGATGCCCATGTGGTAGGAGTCCAGAGGCGATCACATGATGCAAGGGACTGTGGGTGCATCTTTGTGGTTCGCTACGAGTATGATGGCATGGAG GAAAGTGTTCAGTGGCAGAGGTTATGTCGCAGACCAGCACAATAA
- the LOC110614143 gene encoding protein SAWADEE HOMEODOMAIN HOMOLOG 1 isoform X1, with protein MDLLAEFTLAEIVEMENIYKEIGAEALDPDFCQRLATSFSFAPNRAGKPATTWEQVQSWFEDRQKESLLKVAPPSVALKLFVDLSDATLTDATFPNDASETFQKSKVKKVTDLSDLTFEAKSSRDYAWYDVSAFLSYRVLYTGELEARVRFAGFRNTDDEWVNVKKAVRERSIPLEPSECHRVKVGDLVLCFRERQELAVYCDAHVVGVQRRSHDARDCGCIFVVRYEYDGMEESVQWQRLCRRPAQ; from the exons ATGGATTTGCTTGCAGAATTCACACTTGCCGAG ATAGTGGAAATGGAGAATATATACAAGGAGATAGGGGCAGAAGCATTAGATCCAGATTTTTGCCAAAGGCTTGCAACAAGCTTTAG TTTCGCGCCAAATCGTGCTGGAAAGCCAGCAACAACATGGGAACAG GTGCAAAGTTGGTTTGAAGATAGACAAAAGGAATCACTGCTTAAAGTCGCTCCTCCATCTGTGGCTCTGAAACTATTTGTTGATCTTTCTGATGCAACTCTTACTGATGCAACTTTTCCAAATGATGCTTCTGAAACTTTTCAAAAGTCTAAAG TTAAAAAAGTCACTGATCTTTCAGACTTGACATTTGAAGCTAAATCGTCAAGAGATTATGCTTG GTATGATGTTAGTGCTTTCCTCAGCTACAGAGTTCTTTACACTGGTGAACTT GAAGCACGTGTACGATTTGCTGGATTCCGTAATACAGATGATGAGTGGGTGAATGTAAAGAAGGCAGTGCGTGAGCGATCTATTCCTTTAGAACCTTCAGAATGCCACAGGGTGAAAGTTGGAGATCTTGTACTGTGCTTTCGG GAACGCCAAGAACTAGCAGTCTACTGTGATGCCCATGTGGTAGGAGTCCAGAGGCGATCACATGATGCAAGGGACTGTGGGTGCATCTTTGTGGTTCGCTACGAGTATGATGGCATGGAG GAAAGTGTTCAGTGGCAGAGGTTATGTCGCAGACCAGCACAATAA